In Balneolales bacterium ANBcel1, one genomic interval encodes:
- a CDS encoding ATP-binding cassette domain-containing protein: MPLFFKTRTTDPAPAVGNEHDPDAGLAIEAHGLEKKFGATLAVDGVDLRVPRGMVYGFLGPNGAGKTTTIRMLATLLPPDGGTARVFGHDIVKDAGLVREKISLTGQFASVDGDLTGTENLKLIARLLGFSRREATRRAAELLDVFDLTDAAGKQVKKYSGGMRRRIDIAASIVCVPDLLFLDEPTTGLDPRSRNQVWEIVRLLVKNGTTVLLTTQHLDEADQLADRIAVIDKGKIIAEGTAHELKASVGSGSLHVRLLNAGQRPMAERILADHLKTEIRTEPDPAALSARVTDNGRVAAALGELAGAQIGIADFSLGQPSLDEVFLKLTGAPAQHEHNDTSHA; encoded by the coding sequence ATGCCTCTGTTCTTTAAAACACGCACAACCGATCCTGCTCCGGCTGTTGGTAATGAGCACGATCCGGATGCCGGCCTCGCCATTGAGGCCCACGGCCTGGAGAAAAAGTTCGGCGCCACACTCGCCGTTGACGGAGTCGACCTGCGGGTTCCCCGGGGGATGGTGTACGGCTTTCTCGGTCCGAACGGCGCCGGCAAGACCACGACCATTCGCATGCTGGCCACCCTGCTCCCGCCGGATGGCGGCACTGCCCGTGTCTTCGGGCACGATATCGTCAAGGATGCCGGCCTTGTGCGTGAAAAAATCAGCCTTACCGGACAGTTTGCCTCTGTGGATGGCGACCTGACCGGCACCGAAAACCTGAAGCTCATCGCACGACTGCTTGGATTCAGTCGCAGGGAAGCCACCCGTCGCGCCGCCGAATTGCTGGATGTGTTTGACCTGACGGATGCCGCCGGAAAGCAGGTGAAAAAGTATTCGGGTGGAATGCGTCGACGGATCGATATAGCCGCCAGTATCGTCTGTGTACCGGATTTGCTTTTCCTGGATGAGCCCACCACCGGACTCGATCCCCGAAGCCGGAACCAGGTCTGGGAAATCGTCCGCCTGCTGGTGAAAAACGGCACCACGGTTCTGCTTACCACCCAGCATCTGGACGAAGCGGATCAGCTTGCAGACCGTATCGCGGTTATCGACAAGGGAAAAATCATTGCGGAAGGCACCGCTCACGAGCTTAAAGCCTCCGTTGGCTCAGGCAGCCTCCACGTTCGGCTACTGAATGCGGGGCAGCGTCCGATGGCCGAACGTATTTTGGCCGATCACCTGAAAACCGAAATACGGACCGAGCCCGATCCCGCCGCACTTTCCGCCAGGGTAACGGACAACGGCCGGGTCGCCGCCGCGCTCGGGGAGCTGGCCGGGGCACAGATCGGCATCGCCGATTTCTCACTGGGGCAGCCCAGCCTGGACGAAGTGTTTTTAAAACTTACCGGCGCA